The following are encoded together in the Cyanobacteria bacterium QS_8_64_29 genome:
- a CDS encoding NAD(P)H-quinone oxidoreductase subunit 2 (transfers electrons from NAD(P)H to quinons in the respiratory chain), translating to MEFSNGIASQLNVGIILPEGIVVLSLLVVLLGDLIAGRSSGRWTPYAAIGGLLAAMAALAWQWDAQAPLALLGSFSGDNFSIVFRGLIALSTAITILMSVRYVEQSGSSLAEFIAMLLTGTLGGMLLAGANELVMVFVSLETLSIASYLMAGYMKRDARSNEAALKYLLFGAASSAIFLYGASLLYGLSGGKTYLSDISAALAQAGEAQALGSAVALVFLITGIAFKISAVPFHQWTPDVYEGSPTPLVAFLSVGSKAAGFALAIRLLVAVFPLDSDWRLVFAILALLSMVVGNAVAIAQTSMKRMLAYSSIGQAGFVMLGLVAATEAGYAGVIFYLLVYLFMNLGAFTGVTLFSLRTGSDRIAEYAGLYQKDPLLTLTLTICLLSLGGIPPLAGFFGKLYLFWAGWQAGLYGLVIVALVTSVISIYYYVRVIKMMVVKETHEMSASVRAYPQVQWHPLGMRPLQVGLVLSTAGTIAVGILANPILSVTDGAIARTAIFQTAQAQPPDAAPASVEQLAGK from the coding sequence ATGGAGTTTTCCAACGGCATCGCCAGTCAGCTCAACGTCGGCATTATTTTGCCCGAGGGCATTGTCGTGCTCTCGCTTTTGGTCGTGCTGCTCGGCGATTTGATCGCCGGCCGCAGCTCCGGCCGCTGGACCCCTTACGCAGCTATTGGCGGGCTGCTGGCTGCCATGGCAGCCCTGGCCTGGCAGTGGGATGCCCAAGCCCCGCTGGCCCTGTTGGGTAGCTTTAGCGGCGACAACTTCAGCATCGTCTTTCGCGGCCTCATTGCCCTCTCGACGGCCATTACGATTTTGATGTCGGTGCGCTACGTCGAGCAGTCGGGGAGTTCGCTGGCGGAGTTCATCGCCATGCTGCTGACCGGGACCCTAGGCGGCATGCTGCTGGCTGGGGCCAACGAGCTGGTGATGGTGTTTGTCTCGCTGGAGACGCTCAGCATTGCCTCCTACCTCATGGCGGGCTACATGAAGCGCGATGCCCGCTCGAACGAGGCCGCCTTAAAGTACCTGCTGTTTGGGGCGGCGAGCTCGGCAATCTTTTTGTACGGGGCATCGTTGCTGTACGGCCTCTCGGGCGGCAAGACCTACCTCAGCGACATCTCGGCTGCGCTGGCCCAGGCAGGCGAGGCGCAGGCGCTGGGGAGTGCCGTTGCGCTGGTGTTTCTCATCACCGGCATTGCCTTCAAGATCTCGGCAGTGCCGTTCCACCAGTGGACGCCGGATGTTTATGAAGGCTCCCCCACGCCGCTGGTGGCGTTTTTGTCCGTGGGATCCAAAGCTGCCGGGTTTGCGCTCGCCATCCGCTTGCTGGTAGCGGTCTTTCCACTCGATTCGGACTGGCGCTTGGTCTTTGCCATTCTGGCGCTGCTGAGCATGGTCGTGGGCAATGCCGTGGCGATCGCCCAGACCAGCATGAAGCGCATGCTGGCTTATTCCTCCATTGGCCAGGCGGGCTTTGTCATGCTGGGCTTGGTTGCAGCCACCGAAGCCGGTTACGCCGGCGTTATTTTCTACCTGTTGGTCTATCTGTTCATGAATTTGGGGGCCTTTACCGGAGTCACCCTGTTTTCGCTGCGCACCGGCAGTGATCGAATTGCCGAGTACGCGGGGCTCTACCAAAAAGACCCGCTGCTAACGCTGACCCTGACCATCTGCCTGCTGTCGCTGGGCGGCATCCCGCCGCTGGCCGGGTTCTTTGGCAAGCTGTATCTGTTCTGGGCGGGCTGGCAAGCTGGCCTCTACGGGCTGGTGATCGTGGCCCTGGTGACCAGCGTCATCTCGATTTACTACTACGTTCGCGTCATCAAGATGATGGTGGTCAAAGAGACCCACGAAATGTCGGCTTCGGTGCGCGCTTATCCGCAGGTGCAATGGCATCCTCTAGGCATGCGGCCGCTGCAGGTGGGCCTGGTGCTATCGACAGCAGGGACGATCGCTGTTGGCATTCTGGCCAATCCCATCCTGAGCGTTACCGATGGCGCCATCGCGCGAACGGCCATCTTCCAGACAGCGCAAGCCCAACCGCCCGATGCCGCTCCCGCCTCAGTCGAGCAGCTGGCAGGCAAGTAG
- the topA gene encoding type I DNA topoisomerase, with amino-acid sequence MSKLVIVESPTKARTVRNYLPQGYRVEASMGHVRDLPASAEEVPKAYKGTQWAQLGVNVDRGFEPLYVVPNSKQKVIQELQSALEEADELLLATDEDREGESISWHLQEVLQPQVPTRRMVFHEITQPAITRALEQCRELDSNLIQAQETRRILDRLVGYTLSPLLWKKIARGLSAGRVQSVAVRLLVQRERARRAFRSAQYWDLKATLSQNEQPFEARLVALGDQRIATGSDFDPNTGELAQGRNALLLDGEGARELQQRLSQASWTVRDVDERATTRKPYPPFITSTLQQEANRKLKISARETMRVAQSLYEQGYITYMRTDSTHLSDQAIAAARSCVEQKYGSDYLSPKARQYSTSTKGAQEAHEAIRPAGTEFRTPQETGLEGRERSLYELIWKRTVACQMANARLTQIGVRLMADDAEFKASGKRINFAGFFRAYVEGSDDPEAALEDQEIVLPPLQVGDTPSCTSLEAIEHATQPPGRYTEASLVKTLEQEGIGRPSTYATIIGTIADRGYTQMRGSTLVPTFTAFAVTSLLETYFPDLVDVGFTASMEQTLDEIAAGQTSSLPYLEAFYASEGGLSEQVQQREHQIDAQAAKAINLGDLDVQVRVGRFGPYLEAERDGQTVTASIPDGLTPADLDAERVESLVRQKTEGPDKVGLHPETGEPIYLKIGRYGLYLQLGDATEDNPNPKRSSLPKGVQPEQIDLEQAVGLLSLPRTLGFHPETGAPVKAGLGRFGPYVVHERGKNDRDFRSLKADDNVLTVELDRALALLAQPKRGQGGGRRKAKTPLRELGTHPEDGEAVNVYDGPYGPYVKHGKTNAGIPSGETVESMTLDQALELLADKKSNQGGRKSGKAQSGSKASKSNSSKAKSGSSRKRSAGSKSSRRKTSSSSKQTQGS; translated from the coding sequence ATGTCCAAGCTCGTCATCGTCGAATCCCCGACCAAAGCCCGCACCGTGCGCAACTACCTCCCCCAGGGGTATCGGGTCGAGGCTTCCATGGGGCACGTTCGCGATTTGCCGGCCTCGGCCGAGGAGGTCCCCAAAGCCTACAAGGGGACGCAGTGGGCGCAGCTGGGCGTCAATGTCGATCGGGGCTTCGAGCCGCTCTACGTTGTCCCCAACAGCAAACAAAAGGTCATCCAGGAGCTGCAATCGGCGCTAGAAGAGGCTGACGAGCTGCTGCTGGCAACGGACGAGGACCGCGAGGGCGAAAGCATCTCCTGGCACTTGCAGGAGGTGTTGCAGCCTCAGGTCCCCACCAGGCGCATGGTGTTTCACGAGATCACCCAGCCCGCGATCACCCGCGCCCTGGAGCAGTGTCGCGAGCTCGATAGCAACCTGATCCAGGCCCAGGAGACGCGCCGCATTCTGGACCGCCTGGTGGGCTACACACTGTCGCCGCTGCTGTGGAAAAAAATCGCGCGGGGCCTCTCGGCCGGACGCGTGCAGTCGGTGGCAGTGCGGCTGTTGGTCCAGCGGGAGCGGGCGCGCCGCGCGTTTCGCTCGGCCCAATATTGGGATCTCAAAGCCACCCTGTCCCAAAACGAGCAACCCTTTGAAGCCCGCTTGGTGGCGCTAGGGGACCAGCGCATCGCCACTGGGAGTGACTTTGACCCCAACACCGGCGAGCTGGCCCAAGGGCGCAATGCCCTGTTGCTCGATGGCGAGGGCGCTCGCGAGCTACAGCAGCGGCTCAGCCAAGCTTCGTGGACCGTCCGCGATGTCGACGAGCGCGCCACCACCCGCAAGCCGTATCCGCCCTTTATCACCTCGACGCTGCAGCAAGAAGCCAACCGCAAGCTCAAGATCTCGGCGCGCGAGACCATGCGCGTTGCCCAGAGCCTGTACGAGCAGGGCTACATCACCTACATGCGGACGGACTCGACCCACCTCTCCGACCAGGCGATCGCCGCCGCCCGCAGTTGCGTCGAGCAAAAGTACGGCAGCGACTACCTCAGCCCGAAAGCGCGCCAGTACAGCACCAGCACCAAAGGGGCTCAGGAAGCGCACGAAGCCATCCGGCCCGCTGGGACCGAGTTCCGCACGCCGCAAGAAACGGGGCTAGAAGGCCGCGAGCGCTCGCTGTACGAGCTGATTTGGAAGCGCACGGTCGCCTGCCAGATGGCCAACGCCCGGCTGACCCAAATTGGGGTGCGACTGATGGCGGACGATGCCGAGTTCAAAGCCTCGGGCAAGCGCATCAATTTTGCCGGTTTCTTCCGGGCTTACGTTGAAGGCTCCGATGACCCTGAAGCCGCCCTAGAGGACCAAGAAATCGTCCTGCCGCCGCTGCAAGTGGGGGATACTCCCAGCTGCACCTCGCTCGAGGCCATCGAACACGCCACGCAACCGCCCGGGCGCTATACCGAGGCGTCGCTGGTCAAAACGCTGGAACAAGAAGGCATTGGGCGGCCCAGCACCTACGCTACCATCATCGGCACGATCGCTGATCGCGGCTACACCCAGATGCGCGGCAGCACGCTGGTGCCCACCTTTACCGCGTTTGCCGTGACCAGCCTGCTGGAGACCTACTTCCCGGATCTGGTCGATGTAGGCTTTACGGCCAGCATGGAGCAAACGCTCGATGAGATCGCCGCCGGCCAAACCAGCTCGCTGCCCTATCTGGAGGCATTCTACGCCAGTGAAGGCGGGCTGAGCGAGCAGGTCCAGCAGCGCGAGCACCAAATCGACGCGCAGGCGGCCAAGGCCATCAATCTGGGCGATCTGGACGTCCAAGTGCGCGTCGGCCGCTTCGGCCCCTACCTCGAGGCCGAGCGCGACGGCCAAACGGTGACCGCTTCCATCCCGGATGGCCTCACTCCAGCCGATCTCGATGCCGAGCGCGTCGAGAGCCTGGTCCGCCAAAAAACTGAAGGCCCGGACAAGGTGGGCCTCCACCCCGAAACGGGCGAGCCCATCTACCTCAAAATCGGCCGCTACGGGCTCTACTTGCAATTGGGCGATGCCACCGAAGATAATCCCAATCCCAAGCGCTCCTCGCTCCCCAAAGGCGTCCAACCCGAGCAGATCGATCTGGAGCAGGCAGTGGGCTTGCTGTCGCTGCCGCGCACCCTGGGCTTCCACCCCGAGACGGGCGCCCCGGTCAAAGCCGGCTTGGGCCGCTTTGGGCCTTACGTCGTCCACGAGCGCGGCAAAAACGACCGGGACTTCCGCTCGCTCAAAGCCGATGACAACGTGCTAACGGTGGAGCTGGATCGGGCGTTGGCGCTGCTGGCCCAGCCCAAGCGCGGGCAAGGCGGCGGCCGCCGCAAAGCCAAAACGCCGCTGCGCGAGCTGGGAACCCATCCCGAGGACGGCGAAGCGGTCAACGTTTACGACGGCCCCTACGGCCCCTACGTCAAGCATGGCAAAACCAACGCCGGCATCCCCAGCGGCGAAACGGTCGAGAGCATGACCCTCGATCAGGCGCTGGAGCTGCTGGCCGATAAAAAATCGAACCAAGGCGGGCGTAAAAGCGGCAAGGCCCAGTCGGGTTCCAAGGCTTCTAAGTCCAACAGCAGCAAGGCCAAATCCGGCTCGTCGCGCAAGCGCAGCGCCGGTAGCAAATCCTCGCGCCGCAAGACCAGCTCCAGCTCAAAACAAACCCAGGGAAGCTAG